One segment of Rhipicephalus microplus isolate Deutch F79 unplaced genomic scaffold, USDA_Rmic scaffold_48, whole genome shotgun sequence DNA contains the following:
- the LOC119175563 gene encoding uncharacterized protein LOC119175563, which produces MNALVVAALFACVALSYGQFEFGGGFDGGAGGAGGFDSSSFGSPDGGAQLGGGDFGGSFGGGDADGAAAGAGFDTSGFTGGFEGFNAAAASNSRPQFGGFQSQFQGSLPQAGAAQSSVEAQ; this is translated from the coding sequence GTTGTTGCCGCTCTTTTCGCCTGCGTGGCCCTGTCCTACGGCCAGTTCGAGTTCGGCGGAGGATTTGACGGTGGTGCTGGCGGCGCTGGCGGCTTCGACAGCAGCTCGTTCGGATCTCCTGATGGTGGCGCGCAGCTGGGCGGAGGCGACTTCGGTGGAAGCTTCGGCGGAGGCGACGCTGACGGTGCGGCGGCCGGCGCTGGTTTCGATACCTCCGGCTTCACCGGTGGCTTCGAGGGATTCAACGCTGCTGCCGCTTCCAACAGCCGCCCCCAGTTCGGCGGCTTCCAGAGCCAATTCCAGGGAAGCCTTCCCCAGGCCGGAGCAGCCCAGTCATCTGTCGAGGCCCAGTAA